One genomic segment of Triplophysa rosa linkage group LG22, Trosa_1v2, whole genome shotgun sequence includes these proteins:
- the LOC130546565 gene encoding max dimerization protein 4-like → MHIKKLEEQDRKAVNVKEQLQREHRYLKRRVEQLSVQGLERLRTDSMGSTISTDSEQEVDVDIEGMEFTPGEGDSVDSVSDGEDHYSLQSSSSDGGHHSHSHRLQAHIC, encoded by the exons ATGCACATCAAG AAGCTGGAGGAACAGGACAGAAAGGCTGTTAATGTTAAAGAGCAACTGCAGAGAGAACATCGCTACCTTAAACGACGCGTGGAGCAGCTTTCTGTACAGGGCTTAGAGCGTCTTCGCACAGACAGcatgggctccaccatctccaCCGACTCTGAGCAAG AGGTGGACGTTGACATTGAGGGGATGGAATTCACGCCAGGTGAAGGTGATAGTGTGGACAGTGTTAGCGATGGAGAAGACCACTACAGCCTGCAGAGCAGCTCCAGCGACGGAGGCCACCATTCACATTCCCACAGATTACAGGCTCATATCTGCTAG